One genomic window of Deinococcus sp. QL22 includes the following:
- a CDS encoding type II toxin-antitoxin system PemK/MazF family toxin produces the protein MGRVALFTPLNPARSSEANTRRPAAMVSADSLNRTVNRLGGGAIIAVPLTSNVSRVFDFQVLLPAAETGLEEDSKAQAEQIRMVSFSRLGREPLGHLPAALMQKLDAALRLHLAL, from the coding sequence GTGGGACGCGTTGCATTGTTTACGCCTCTGAATCCGGCCCGCTCCAGTGAAGCCAACACACGCCGCCCGGCAGCCATGGTCAGTGCGGACAGTCTGAACCGGACGGTGAACCGCCTCGGTGGGGGGGCCATCATTGCCGTGCCGCTCACCAGCAATGTCAGCCGGGTCTTCGATTTTCAGGTGCTGCTGCCTGCGGCAGAGACGGGGCTGGAGGAAGACAGCAAGGCCCAAGCCGAACAGATTCGCATGGTCAGTTTCAGCCGGCTGGGACGGGAACCCCTCGGCCACCTGCCGGCAGCGCTGATGCAGAAGCTGGATGCCGCGTTGCGCCTGCACCTGGCCCTCTGA
- a CDS encoding NADH-dependent flavin oxidoreductase, which translates to MSDVSPLFEPYTFRSGVQVSNRLVLAPMTTWSADPDDSVSLAELDYVARRSTGVGLGLTAVAYVTTGGKGFHGQFGAEHDGRLESLRSLAHAIKGGGARAVLQIFHAGHQAPPELVNHDVTSASDVPPPSRPGRPNDVQVRALTSKEVESIVLDFGQATRRAIEAGFDGVEIHGANGYLIQQFVSGHSNRRTDDWGGSLERRLRFPLAIIDEVKRVVAHHAQGPFLVGYRFSPEEPHEQGLTMHDTFGLIDALRDKELDYVHVSLMEYAGNPRRGGDEDRSRLEQIAERLSARTPLIGVGNVWTPEDAVRVLDLGATFVALGRALLLEPEWVQKVQSGRSNELRSTLSIHDREALTLPQPLWQMLTDFMVKDRLTDAAD; encoded by the coding sequence ATGTCTGATGTCTCTCCTCTCTTTGAGCCTTACACGTTCCGCAGCGGCGTACAGGTCAGCAACCGTTTGGTGCTGGCTCCTATGACCACCTGGTCCGCTGACCCGGATGACTCCGTCTCTCTGGCCGAATTGGATTATGTTGCCCGGCGCTCTACGGGCGTGGGACTGGGCCTGACCGCCGTGGCGTACGTCACCACTGGGGGCAAAGGCTTTCATGGTCAGTTCGGCGCCGAGCATGATGGCCGCCTGGAGAGCTTGCGTTCCTTGGCGCACGCCATCAAGGGTGGAGGGGCGAGAGCGGTGCTGCAGATCTTCCACGCTGGGCATCAGGCGCCACCTGAACTGGTCAACCATGACGTCACCTCGGCGAGTGACGTGCCCCCGCCCTCCCGGCCCGGGCGGCCGAACGATGTTCAGGTGCGGGCCTTGACCTCAAAAGAAGTCGAGTCCATCGTGCTGGACTTCGGCCAGGCAACCCGGCGGGCCATTGAGGCTGGCTTCGATGGAGTAGAAATTCACGGCGCCAACGGCTACCTGATTCAGCAATTCGTGTCCGGTCACAGCAACCGGCGCACCGACGACTGGGGCGGCAGCCTGGAGCGCCGCCTGCGCTTTCCCCTGGCGATCATCGATGAGGTCAAGCGCGTTGTGGCCCACCATGCCCAGGGGCCGTTTCTGGTCGGGTACCGCTTCTCCCCTGAGGAACCCCACGAGCAGGGCCTGACCATGCACGATACCTTTGGCCTGATCGATGCTCTGAGGGACAAAGAGCTGGACTACGTGCACGTGTCGCTGATGGAGTATGCCGGGAACCCTCGCCGGGGCGGGGATGAAGACCGCAGCCGCCTGGAACAGATTGCCGAGCGGCTGAGCGCGCGGACGCCGCTGATTGGCGTGGGCAATGTCTGGACCCCTGAGGACGCCGTGCGGGTGCTGGACCTCGGAGCGACGTTCGTGGCGCTGGGCCGGGCACTGCTGCTTGAGCCGGAATGGGTGCAGAAAGTGCAGTCCGGCCGCAGCAACGAGCTCCGGAGTACGCTCTCGATTCATGACCGCGAGGCGTTGACCTTGCCGCAACCACTGTGGCAGATGCTCACGGACTTCATGGTCAAAGACCGCCTGACGGACGCCGCAGATTGA
- the ligA gene encoding NAD-dependent DNA ligase LigA, whose amino-acid sequence MTLPSDRYVRLTTEVAAHNQAYYEQDAPTISDAEYDALVRELRALEAQFPEWATSDSPAQTVGGRPSTLFEKIRHPTPMTSLDNAFTDEELAHFDDKVARALNLPVGSQTFTYTCELKIDGLSINLYYVDGVLQWAATRGDGEVGEKVTANIASIPGIPVRLEGLSGELEVRGEVYMSKAAFLAYNTRAEEEGRALLKNPRNGAAGALRQKDPEETRRRELSVILYSLGKRDGVPARTQWEVLAWLQAQGFATSSYTRRVEGSAAAAAYHAEMTAQRAALPFDADGSVVKLNDLHLQGEAGFTSRAPKWAVAYKFPADIAQTVIEAITIQTGRTGKLTPVAELRAVQLEGTTVSRATLHNEDFIRGLDLRVGDTVRVHKSGGIIPEVLSVVLEQRPDHSAPYAFPTHCPVCGHSAVRQEGTAGTFCTNPLCAAKATLRVRYFASRDVMDIKGLGERLVEQLVASGLVKDPADLYTLTAEQLEHLEMGETSTGGTRKVGRKNAEKLIAELDASRSRELWRVIRALGLPFVGEGTATRIARVYGTLAEVQAASVDDLAKIPDVGRPTAQSIVAGLAEPEMQAFIGRLMVAGLQPTPSTGVQVGTQLAGLTFVITGTLSRSRDEIKAHLEAYGARVSGGVTKKTSYLVAGEDAGGKLEKAQELKVAVLGEGELQALLLERGAPPLT is encoded by the coding sequence ATGACACTTCCTTCGGACCGTTATGTCCGCCTCACCACCGAAGTCGCTGCCCATAATCAGGCGTATTACGAACAGGACGCGCCCACCATCTCCGATGCGGAATACGACGCGCTCGTCCGAGAATTACGTGCGCTCGAAGCTCAGTTCCCGGAGTGGGCCACCTCTGATTCGCCTGCGCAGACGGTGGGCGGCCGACCCAGCACCCTTTTCGAGAAGATCCGTCACCCTACGCCGATGACCAGCCTCGACAACGCCTTCACCGATGAGGAACTCGCCCACTTCGATGACAAGGTGGCCCGTGCGCTGAACCTCCCTGTAGGCAGCCAGACGTTCACCTATACCTGCGAACTGAAAATCGACGGCTTGAGTATCAATCTGTATTACGTCGACGGTGTGCTGCAATGGGCCGCCACCCGGGGAGACGGAGAAGTCGGAGAGAAGGTCACGGCCAATATCGCCAGCATTCCGGGCATTCCTGTGCGTCTGGAAGGTCTGTCTGGGGAATTGGAAGTGAGGGGCGAGGTCTACATGAGCAAGGCCGCCTTCCTGGCGTACAACACACGCGCTGAAGAGGAAGGGCGCGCACTGCTCAAGAACCCGCGGAACGGTGCCGCGGGCGCACTGCGACAAAAAGACCCAGAGGAAACCCGGCGACGCGAGCTGAGCGTCATCCTGTACAGCCTGGGCAAACGCGACGGGGTACCCGCACGCACGCAATGGGAAGTCCTGGCCTGGTTGCAGGCTCAGGGGTTTGCGACCAGTTCCTATACCCGGCGGGTGGAAGGAAGTGCGGCGGCAGCGGCCTATCACGCGGAGATGACGGCGCAGCGGGCGGCCCTGCCCTTCGATGCGGACGGGAGTGTGGTCAAGCTCAATGACCTGCACCTGCAGGGAGAGGCAGGCTTCACGAGCCGGGCGCCGAAGTGGGCAGTGGCGTACAAGTTCCCGGCCGACATCGCGCAGACGGTGATCGAGGCCATCACGATTCAGACGGGCCGGACGGGAAAACTCACGCCAGTCGCAGAACTGCGGGCGGTCCAACTGGAAGGCACGACGGTGAGCCGGGCCACCCTGCACAATGAGGACTTCATTCGGGGGCTTGATCTTCGGGTGGGCGATACCGTGCGGGTGCACAAGTCGGGAGGCATCATCCCGGAAGTCTTGAGCGTCGTGCTCGAGCAGCGTCCAGACCACAGCGCGCCGTATGCGTTTCCGACGCACTGTCCGGTGTGTGGGCACTCGGCCGTGCGGCAGGAGGGGACGGCGGGCACGTTCTGTACGAATCCTCTGTGTGCAGCTAAGGCGACCCTCCGGGTGCGGTACTTCGCCTCGCGGGACGTAATGGATATCAAGGGGCTCGGGGAACGTCTGGTGGAGCAGCTCGTCGCGAGTGGGCTCGTGAAAGACCCCGCGGATCTGTATACCCTGACGGCGGAGCAACTGGAACACTTGGAGATGGGAGAAACCAGCACTGGTGGGACGCGCAAGGTGGGACGCAAGAATGCCGAGAAGCTGATTGCGGAGTTGGACGCCAGCCGGTCACGGGAGCTGTGGCGGGTGATTCGGGCGCTGGGCTTGCCCTTCGTTGGAGAGGGCACAGCGACCCGAATCGCGCGCGTGTACGGGACGTTGGCAGAGGTACAAGCCGCGTCGGTAGACGATCTGGCGAAGATTCCGGATGTGGGCCGGCCGACCGCGCAGAGCATCGTAGCGGGCTTAGCTGAGCCGGAGATGCAGGCCTTCATCGGCCGGTTGATGGTAGCTGGTCTCCAGCCGACTCCGAGTACGGGAGTACAGGTTGGCACGCAACTGGCGGGATTGACCTTCGTCATCACCGGGACGCTGAGTCGATCTCGGGACGAAATCAAGGCACATCTGGAGGCCTATGGGGCGCGGGTCAGTGGCGGAGTGACAAAGAAGACGAGTTACCTGGTGGCGGGAGAGGACGCGGGCGGAAAATTGGAGAAGGCGCAGGAGCTGAAGGTGGCCGTGCTGGGTGAGGGAGAATTGCAGGCACTGTTGTTGGAGCGAGGTGCTCCGCCCCTGACGTGA
- a CDS encoding DUF429 domain-containing protein, which yields MRCAGLLQALGVTDRSGAQGVIEVYPQASLRRWGLVDASGKAGGKSYKADAEARQHILDALKLQAPWLRCSSEQQDLLVASDHLLDALISALTGLAAARGLVDPIPLEMQDLARVEGWIIRPLGDALTEGLAPRQSQESTN from the coding sequence ATGCGCTGCGCGGGGTTGTTGCAGGCACTGGGCGTCACGGACCGCAGTGGGGCGCAGGGCGTCATCGAGGTCTATCCACAGGCAAGTCTACGCCGGTGGGGGCTGGTGGACGCCAGTGGTAAGGCCGGGGGAAAAAGTTATAAGGCGGACGCCGAAGCTCGGCAACACATCCTGGACGCCCTGAAGCTTCAGGCTCCCTGGCTACGATGCTCGTCTGAGCAGCAGGACCTTCTGGTGGCCAGCGATCACCTGCTCGACGCCCTGATCTCCGCCCTCACGGGCTTGGCTGCCGCCCGCGGCCTGGTGGATCCTATCCCGCTGGAGATGCAGGACCTGGCACGAGTGGAAGGCTGGATCATCCGCCCGCTGGGAGACGCCCTGACGGAAGGACTCGCCCCACGACAGTCCCAAGAGTCAACGAATTGA